Proteins from one Ipomoea triloba cultivar NCNSP0323 chromosome 1, ASM357664v1 genomic window:
- the LOC116028428 gene encoding UDP-URONIC ACID TRANSPORTER 1-like — protein sequence MAFFSSDDSGRQTLFVLTLILLWYSSNIGVLLLNKYLLSNYGFAFPIFLTMCHMTACAFLSYVSIVFLKLVNFQHIKSRSQFLRISTLSVVFCASVVGGNISLRYLPVSFNQAIGATTPFFTALFAYLITSKREAWVTYTALVPVVAGVVIATGGEPSFHLYGFIMCIGSTSARAFKSVLQGVLLSSEEEKLNSMNLLLYMSPIAVLVLLPATLVMEHNVIDVIQSVAENHRHLWLLLLVNSTMAYGANLLNFLVTKHTSALTLQVLGNAKGAVAVVISILIFQNPVTFIGIAGYTITVMGVVAYGEAKRRYS from the exons ATGGCCTTCTTCTCGTCCGACGACTCAGGAAGGCAAACCCTCTTCGTGTTGACGTTGATCCTCCTCTGGTACTCCTCCAATATCGGCGTTCTTCTCCTCAACAAATATCTCCTATCCAATTATGGCTTCGCCTTCCCAATCTTCCTCACCATGTGCCACATGACAGCCTGCGCGTTCCTCAGCTACGTCTCCATTGTCTTCCTCAAGCTCGTCAATTTCCAGCATATCAAGTCCCGCTCCCAGTTCCTCCGCATCTCCACCCTCAGCGTCGTCTTCTGCGCCTCCGTCGTCGGCGGCAACATTTCCCTTCGCTACCTCCCTGTCTCCTTCAACCAGGCCATCGGAGCCACCACGCCTTTTTTCACCGCTCTCTTCGCCTACCTTATCACTAGTAAGAGGGAGGCCTGGGTCACCTACACCGCCCTCGTCCCCGTCGTCGCCGGCGTTGTCATCGCCACCGGA GGTGAGCCGAGCTTCCATTTGTATGGGTTTATCATGTGCATAGGATCAACTTCTGCAAGAGCTTTCAAGTCTGTTCTTCAGGGTGTTCTCCTTTCCTCTGAAGA GGAAAAGCTCAACTCCATGAACCTGCTTCTTTACATGTCACCAATTGCAGTTCTGGTCCTATTGCCTGCAACACTTGTGATGGAGCACAACGTGATAGATGTCATTCAATCAGTCGCGGAGAACCACAGACATCTGTGGTTGCTTCTTTTGGTAAATTCCACAATGGCATATGGAGCCAACCTGTTAAACTTTCTGGTCACCAAGCATACAAGTGCACTAACACTCCAG GTCTTAGGCAATGCAAAAGGTGCAGTTGCTGTTGTGATCTCAATACTTATTTTCCAAAACCCTGTAACCTTCATAGGAATTGCAGGCTATACAATTACAGTTATGGGGGTCGTTGCTTATGGAGAAGCCAAGAGGAGGTACAGTTAA
- the LOC116029750 gene encoding probable glycerol-3-phosphate dehydrogenase [NAD(+)] 1, cytosolic: protein MVGSIEVKNGNVYANGGIHGHNGSEEKLDELRRILGKVDGDLLRIVGIGAGAWGTVFAALLQDSYGQFRDKVQIRIWRRPGRAVDRATAEHLFEVINSREDVLRRLIRRCAYLKYVEARLGDRTLYADEILKDGFCLNMIDTPLCPLKVVTNLQEAVWDADIVVNGLPSTETREVFQEISKYWKERLTVPIIISLAKGIEAELVPAPHIITPTQMINRATGVPIENILYLGGPNIASEIYNKEYANARVCGSEKWRKPLAKFLRQPHFIVWDNSDLVTHEVMGGLKNVYAIGAGMVAALTNESATSKSVYFAHCTSEMIFITHLLTEEPEKLAGPLLADTYVTLLKGRNAWYGQMIAKGELSLDLGDSIIGKGTIQGVSAVGAFYELLSQSSLSVLHPGEHKPVAPVELCPILKTLYKVLITREQGVQAILQALRDENLNDPRDRIEIAQSHAFYRPSLLGQP, encoded by the exons ATGGTTGGTAGTATTGAGGTGAAAAATGGGAATGTGTATGCTAATGGGGGCATACATGGCCACAATGGTTCAGAGGAGAAGCTCGATGAACTTCGACGAATTCTTGGCAAGGTTGATGGTGATTTGCTGAGGATTGTTGGCATTGGAGCTGGTGCTTGGGGCACTGTGTTTGCAGCTTTGCTTCAGGATAGCTATGGCCAATTTCGGGATAAGGTTCAAATTAGGATTTGGAGGAGGCCGGGAAGAGCTGTTGACAGGGCGACAGCTGAACACTTATTTGAGGTGATCAATTCAAGGGAGGATGTGTTGAGGAGGCTGATCAGGCGTTGTGCGTATCTCAAGTATGTCGAGGCAAGATTGGGCGACCGTACGCTCTATGCTGACGAGATTTTGAAAGACGGCTTCTGCTTAAACATGATCGACACGCCTCTTTGTCCTTTGAAGGTTGTCACCAACTTGCAGGAGGCTGTTTGGGACGCTGACATCGTGGTGAACGGGCTACCTTCAACGGAAACACGCGAGGTGTTTCAAGAGATCAGTAAGTATTGGAAAGAGAGATTGACAGTCCCGATCATCATTTCGTTGGCAAAGGGTATCGAGGCTGAACTTGTACCAGCTCCCCATATAATTACACCCACGCAGATGATTAATCGGGCAA CTGGAGTGCCTATAGAGAATATCCTATACCTTGGCGGTCCAAATATTGCCTCAGAGATTTACAATAAGGAATATGCTAACGCCAGGGTCTGTGGAtctgaaaaatggagaaagccaCTTGCAAAGTTCTTGAGACAGCCTCATTTTATTGTTTGGGACAATAGTGACCTGGTGACTCACGAAGTTATGGGAGgtctgaaaaatgtttatgcaaTTGGAGCTG GAATGGTAGCTGCATTGACTAATGAGAGCGCTACTAGCAAATCTGTATATTTTGCTCACTGCACATCAGAAATGATATTTATCACCCATCTGTTAACTGAAGAACCCGAAAAGCTTGCAGGGCCTCTGCTAGCTGACACTTATGTGACCTTACTAAAAGGTCGTAATGCATGGTATGGCCAAATGATAGCCAAGGGAGAACTGAGCCTGGATTTGGGTGACAGCATTATTGGCAAAGGGACAATTCAG GGAGTTTCGGCTGTTGGAGCATTTTATGAACTTCTGAGTCAATCAAGTTTAAGTGTATTGCATCCAGGAGAGCACAAACCAGTTGCTCCGGTTGAGCTCTGCCCCATTTTGAAGACATTATATAAAGTGCTTATAACAAG GGAACAAGGGGTGCAGGCTATTCTCCAAGCACTGAGGGATGAAAACTTGAATGATCCCCGTGATCGAATAGAGATTGCACAAAGCCATGCATTTTACAGGCCTTCGCTCCTTGGACAGCCTTGA
- the LOC116031823 gene encoding transcription termination factor MTERF5, chloroplastic-like, translating to MLNFRCKSLPHLRYSYVRFTLTYNLYGTNASVESTSNNAKRDSFTVSYLINRCGFTPKKALSASKYINFKTPNRAESVLSFLKVHGFSETQALKLVRTDPTLLACNPEKSFLPKLEFFKTLGFPGEHLTHILCVAPTALRRSFERRLLPTIGFLENLLLSQESMRVAVRRYPNILCKDLKAHLEPNVQLLKEMGVPEHKIVYFLTHQPLTFMMYRDKFRKIVEELKELGTDPTRKNFLLAFHALACMSRLTWEKKMESYRKWGLAENEIFEAFSRNPWFMIASQEKVLSAMDFFVNKMGFESSAILKKPMVILYCLEKRIIPRGLVYQTLLAKGLICKDLNLLAKMLKISEA from the coding sequence ATGTTGAATTTCAGATGCAAATCTTTACCCCATTTGAGGTATTCTTATGTTAGATTTACACTCACCTATAATCTGTATGGAACAAATGCTAGTGTTGAATCCACCTCAAACAATGCTAAAAGAGATTCATTCACGGTCTCATACCTCATAAATAGATGTGGCTTTACTCCAAAAAAGGCTCTATCAGCTTCCAAATACATCAACTTCAAAACCCCAAACAGAGCGGAATCTGTGCTGTCATTCTTGAAAGTTCATGGATTCTCTGAAACTCAGGCCTTAAAACTTGTTAGAACGGATCCTACACTATTGGCATGTAATCCTGAGAAATCCTTTTTACCCAAGCTTGAATTTTTCAAGACTTTAGGCTTCCCAGGTGAACATTTGACTCACATTCTATGTGTAGCTCCTACTGCTTTAAGGAGAAGTTTTGAGAGACGACTCTTGCCAACTATCGGTTTCCTTGAGAACTTGCTCTTATCACAAGAGAGTATGAGAGTGGCCGTGAGGCGGTACCCTAATATTCTCTGTAAGGACCTCAAAGCTCATTTGGAACCTAATGTTCAGCTTTTGAAGGAGATGGGGGTTCCTGAACacaaaattgtatattttttaacACACCAGCCTTTGACATTCATGATGTATAGAGATAAGTTTAGAAAGATTGTGGAGGAACTTAAGGAGTTGGGAACTGACCCAACCAGGAAAAATTTTCTTTTGGCATTCCATGCACTTGCTTGCATGAGTAGATTGACATGGGAAAAGAAGATGGAGAGCTATAGGAAGTGGGGGCTTGCTGAGAACGAGATTTTTGAAGCTTTTAGTAGGAACCCTTGGTTTATGATTGCTTCGCAAGAAAAGGTACTGTCAGCAATGGATTTTTTTGTGAATAAAATGGGATTTGAATCTTCTGCAATCTTGAAAAAGCCTATGGTTATTTTGTATTGTTTGGAGAAGAGAATTATTCCTAGAGGTTTGGTTTATCAAACTCTGTTAGCAAAGGGTTTAATCTGTAAGGATCTCAATCTGCTCGCTAAGATGTTGAAGATTTCTGAAGCATAA